Sequence from the Rutidosis leptorrhynchoides isolate AG116_Rl617_1_P2 chromosome 3, CSIRO_AGI_Rlap_v1, whole genome shotgun sequence genome:
CAAATATGCCCTTTCTTTCACTACAACCAAATATAAAATGCCAAGTTTTAGGCCTCAATCACATGCTCTCTTTATATACTTACTCAGTTGTCCTCCGAAGATATCTTCAAAATCATCAAGAAATTGTCAAATTAAGTATTTTTCTCCTGTGTATTAGCAGTGGTTTCTGCTAAATGAGGTGGGTAACCTAAAATCTTGACCTTTGCAAACCCTTtatttaaatatacatatttaatatttatttcttGATTTTGTTAAATACCCATGTTTATTTTGAATCAAGATCTGATTTTTATTGAAATTTGTTAGTTTTTAGCAAGTGGGTTtgttgtaattttaattaattatcatttgTATTACTTTTTTTTATCGATTTCATAAGCTGAGTTTGGATCAAAGATTAATATAATCAAATAAAATACCTTTATTTACAGTTCCCACTTTTTGGAATTTTGAAACCACATACAAATTTTAATGGTTGTTGTATTTGTTCATGTATGCTAAAATGCGCCTGCTTTTATCTTTTTCTCCACCTCCTGTTACCCCTCCTATTACAGATTCAAAAACTAATTCAACTTTACTTTTTGCTAGAAACATTATTATTGTGATAGCATTTATGTTTTTTATATGTGGTTTACTTCATTTACTCGTGAGGTATTTAATGAAAAGAAAAAgattatcatcttcatcttcaaattTCCAATTTCAATCTTCAAGATTTCAAGAATCTGGtgttgatggtgatgatgatgatgcataTGATAGACAATTAAGACATCTTTTTAATCAACATGATTCTGGATTAGATCAAGCTTTCATTGATGCACTTCCTGTTTTTTCATACAAAGAATTAATGGGATTAAAAGAGCCTTTTGATTGTGCTGTTTGTTTATGTGAATTTACACAACAAGACAATTTGAGATTACTACCTTTATGTAGTCATGCATTTCATATGCATTGTATAGACACTTGGTTGTTATCAAATTCAAGTTGTCCTTTATGTAGAGGAACTCTTTTTAGTCCTGGTTTTTCTGTTGAGAATCCtgtttttgagtttaatgaagatcAAGATTATGATGATCAAGGGTATTCTGGTCATTTTAAACAATCTAATGAGGGTAGTATTGGAAATGAAAAAAGGGTGTATCCAGTTAGACTTGGTAAGTTTAGAGCTACAAATGTTTtgaaaaaagaagaaaaagaagtggGAGAAACAAGTAGTAGTAACTTTGATGCAAGAAGATGTTATTCAATGGGATCTTATGAATATGTTGTTGGAAATACAGAGTTAAAAGTTGCATTTGTTCCTAATAAGGGTAGTATTAGTAGGGGTAGTTTTGGTAATAAAGATTTTACAAAACTTGATAAAGATAAAGGTTATAACAGCTCAATTGATGGTGGTTGTGATGGAAAGAAAATTAGCAATAGAAGTAAAGGTGAGAGCTTTTCAGTTTCCAAGATTTGGCTTTGGTCAAAAAAAGACCATCATCAAAAAGGTCAAACTTCTGCAGGTACACATATGGTTAATTCATCAGTTAATGTTAGTTTACCTATGAGAAATGCAAATAATAGTGATAGTTAAATGTTCACCATTTAAAAATATATGGTTCTTATGAAGTCCTTtattcatttttgtttttatatatgaAGTTTTCATTCATTTGTTGAGTGCAGATTTATGTGAATGATTAAGTAGGCAACATGTAATCATCActtttttatcattttatttagtGTTGTGCTCTTTTTTCAGTGAGAAATCAAGAATGATGAtttatgatttataatgtttaaggCCTTGTTGTATTTACTATTTAGGTTGATGTTTCATCCACTTCTCTATTGATTAATGGTTGTTTATTAATGAGTAGTTGAAACTTTAGGCTGGTAATCAATCATGTAATGCTGCAGTGGGATCCATGAAAAGTGGAGAGCCAGAGTTATATGATGAGAGGTATTTGATGATTTAACACATGGGTTGACAATAAGAATTATGTCCCCATTGTGGGGTCATATCATATGAAATCAAATAATTTGTGCAGCCAGTGGCCAGTGGGTCATATTCATCACTTTCTATTAGTGTTCccatttttttaaatataattatagataCTGTTATTTCCTTTTGTGATAGTTTTGGAAATGGAACAAGAAGTGAGGAAATGAGAactttaaaagtatcatttttggtAGGACAATCTAGAATATTAGAAGGGTAAACTATTGCCAAAAACGATTGGAAACAATTTGGTTCTGGTTAATGTGTTCTCTCCTATACATTTCAACTCGAACGAGCTAGAACATTAGAAAGGTAAACTATTGCCAAGAACGATCGGAAACAATCTGGTTTTGGTTCTTAATTGAAGGATGAATACAATTCATCCATTTGCTTCACTCAACATTTTGACCGTCATTTTAATACTAAAACTAAGGACCGACCAAAGACCGAATGGTGTTTATCATAATATCAAGAACTGACCATACAAACAAACACACAGGACACAGATTCATAAGACGTTACGTCGTCAGCAGAATGACATAACCTAAGACCGGACTGTGCCTATGGTTCGTTATGGGGATGAGGCACGAAGACATAAGACGTATATTGCATAGGGACCGGTCTTATTATGTgttcaaatatattaatattattaaatgtaattcTTTAAAGAAAAATGTATGAAAAAGATGGCTTGGGACGCTAGCTTTGTTGATAAATAAAGTAAGTTTCAGTCAACAAAATCTTAAATCTTGATCTTCATCCCGAAAAGAATCAACGTGTTTCATAATTTATAGACAGATACTATCCAACGAAATCGTTCGTTTTATTATATTACGGAGAATATTAAACCATCAAAAGTGGACAAAACAATAGTCTCATGCCACCTTCACATTCACTAGAAATTTCAGTATTTTAAGCATACAATATTCGAATACTTTTTACtagtaaataattaaattaatcaaAACTAATTATAGTATTGTTTTTTAAATAGTTAATAAATAAAATAGTTTATAAGAGTATACAGTGTTATGGTCTAAataaacaacaacatcaacaaaaaaattcaataccacaacaacaaaaAAATCCAATACCACATAAATGGTGTAAGGAGAAAGTGAGATGTAGACAGTCCTTCCCCACCcaaagtgaaaacactctcaaaagtagagaaaatcattcATCTCTCTATTcgatggatagagagattgctttcgaatagacctccgaccaataagtaggataaaaatttgaaaataaaattaaaaataatattgagacgctataaaaatggtaaaatctaattttcatgaaTTTTAAATCCTACCTGaaattaaaaataatattgatGCAGTGGGAAAGTTTTGTTATTTTTAACATCGATGCGCGAAAACAAACATAACAGAATAAACTATTTGATTACATTAAATCATAAAACTGAATACATGCACAAAAACATTATAAAAACTGAAATCTGGGTTCAGTCAAATAAATCTTTTTAATGCCAATAAAATAATCATTATGACCTTTCTGTCTATGCCTATGATAGTATGATGGCAAAATTTGTTACTCACAATTGCATACAATAAGATCTCCTTTGTTCATAATATACTACAAAAAAAAGGAGTAATTCAATTCAAGCTCAAATTCTTAACTCGATATAAATGGCTACAGCCGAAAAGCCCATCACCATGATCAACATCCAAAAAGATATATAAATAGATAACAATTAGTATCATTTAACCAAAAATTGCACTAAATGGTACAGACAGACACTCACTCCATTAGTATAAGAAGACGTTGCATCATCATCTTCACAAACCGCGAGGGAAGTTACTGATTTGTCCTTCTTCCAACATATCTTTGTTATTCAGCTTGTAGCTTATACGTATACGCATCACAAGTGATTTCTGGTGAAAACGACATGTTGATTACTATACTTAGTAACCCATAACAATAACAATTGTGTAAAATGGAAAACTAGAAAAAGATATGACATTCAGTGTTGAATAAAATTAGACAATAAAATGTGGgtttaaaagaagaagaaaaaaagaatgGTAGAAGAGCAAGTGAAAGTGAGTACCTTGCCATGTTGATTGTTGGTCACTCTTAATTTCTGTGTTATTGACCCATTGCCATTTGCGGGAAGATTATTACTGCTAGCAGGTTCTAGGTTCAACTGAAGGAACTGTCATAATTATGAAAATACACCGTATCAGAAAATGCAAGTAAAGATAATGCGAAGTACATGCAACAACGATGACAATTTTGGCTCATTTATACATATGAAGTTATATTATATACATGGGTAGACTGGATTGTGTAAGATCATCAAATGGGTGAAATGTGTGAAGTCAGTTGAAATCATATTCGCGCGCACGCGCGCGCACACACATATACATGTTATTTATCAGTTACCTTGGGTACTGCTGCCTGGAAGATGAAATCCGTATAAACCTCGGAAGACTTGTTTGAAAAACTTGCTTCGATGTGGGTCGTCTGTGGACTTTCGGGTTCCTTAGAGAAGTTGAAAATCAGGCTCAACGCTTTGCTCTCAAATACGACTACTGGTGGATATGCAGGACCATTGTCTTCTGTTCACATACATAATGGTTAAAAAAATTGATAATgaagttaaacttaaccaaattgtGTCAAAACTATGGCTGCAAATGAATTAAGCTTCGAATTATCCAAAGTCAAATTCGACTCGAGCTGGAgtttaatttaaaattttcaacTACTTTATCTAACATGTAAATACAGTTGCAATAACTCGATCTTTCATAGAGTTATTTGAGCTCAAATTTATTAAATTGATCTATATCAAATCCTGGTAATGAGCTCAAATCGGTCTTGCTTAATTGAGCAAGTTTTATACTTAACTATTATTTTTAAGCTCATGAGTCGAGCTCAAGCCAATCTCGAGCTTGCATCATGAAGGCTCATCGAGCTATTGAATAGAGACTCGAGCTTGGCTCGCCTGGTTTGCAGCCCTAAATCGAACACTAACTAATACTTACTAGGCACTGGAGGGGTAGGACCAACACCGTCTAATAGATCCACGATAGGGGAACCCGAACCTCCTGGTGTAGGTAAGGGTTGTGTAGTTGGCACAATTGCTGATGACAGCATATCTAATGCACTAACTGAAGTTTTATTATCCTGACTAACGGAAAATATATCAACTGTAGATGAACCGTTTTGAGCTGAAGATGACCCGGTTGATAACAGATCCAGCAGAACATCCGTGCCACTTTTCTGTGGCTGCGTTGTACCTGTAATGATTGAAGTAAAGATGGCACATGAGAGACTATTATGAGATTATTAAAAAAGGTACCCTGTTTGGTCACATGCTGTCAATAATATTAATGCATCTGAACAAAAACCACTGCTAACTTAAAGACTGGTCCAGTTCACACTGCAAAGCAATTAACTTGAAAAGGACCCAATAAAACTGAAGGTGTCAACTGCAACACATTTATATGAAAGGGGTATTTATGgttatatttgtttgattacaacaGATAACCGGGTTAAAAAAGTCAAAGTCTTCTAAAAAGTTACAAATACCTACAAAGTACTAAATTATTTTAATTAGCAGAAAATTACACATCTACACAAATTAAGATAGATATTACACATCTACACTTCGTAATGCAATTACAATAGGTAATAAATAGATCAAAACTGCACTCTCTTGCTAGTAGCTACCTAGCATAATTAGAATTAGAATATCTATTCAAATCACAAAAAAAGACATCTTTCATGAAATATCTGTATAGCTTTAGAGGTAGAAATTTGAACCCATGTAGTTATCAAAGGGCCGATTTGGATTATGTTTTCAACTCAAAAGGGTCAAATTAATAAGTGTTGCAAACTTGGAATTACTTGGCGACTTCTCAGCGAGTACTTGGTTTTTGCAACTAAGCGAGTACTCGGTCGAACTCAGAATTACTCGGAAAATGGGTCAAAATTCGGTCAAAACTCTGGATTAGTCGGAAAATCAGTCAAAACGTGGTCTAAATcggtaaaagtcaaacttggtcaacatccgagtactcctcgAGTTGCTGAGTACTCCCTAAAAAGCCCCGACCAAGTACTCCCCGAGTAGCGAATTTTGCAACTTTGAAATTAATATACAAAAttttcagcaaaaaaaaaaaatcatttcatcAAGCCAAAAGTAATTTGACAAGTAATGAATTTAACCTGACTGCGTTGAAGTTGACAAGATATCGCCACCAAGAAGGTCCTGAAGAAAACTGTTGGCCGAAGAGTTGGGTTGTGCGGGTTCATCGGCCCCTAGATCAAGCAAGTCTAATAGAGGGGCATCAACCGTTTTGGGACCTCCATTTGGAAGCTGTAGTGCATTGCCTTGTGAGGTGGAAACAGCTTGTGGCAGAGACCCAGCTCTTCTTCCactataagtagcttcatcaagaacTGGCATCCTTTCAACTAACGCAGACCTTTAATTCCATTGTAGTGTAAGTAGATAAGCAACACATCATGAAAATTTTAATTCGAAACGATTgattgttgtaaaaaaaaaaagtaaccaaCTTTGGTCCAATTTCTATATGAGTAGCCGTTTTTTATAGTTCAACACATGATCAGTGTTCATTAGCAGGTAACCTTCTTAGTTAACTAGTTTGCAGGAAGTGTTGCAAAACTTGGAATTACCCCGGGAGTACTCGGCAAGTActcagtcaaacttggtcaaactcggtCAACCTCGGCCAAAACTATGGATTACTCGggaaaatcggtcaaaactcggccaaaactcgggattactcgaaAAACCAttcaaaattggtcaaagtcaaacttgatcaacatccgagtactccctaaAAGTCCATCCCCGAGTAGCAATTTTGCAACTTTGTTTGCAGGCAACACTCAGGAAAAGTCATGTTGGTCGAAGTGATTAACATGTCAGTGCCATATTCAGATAAAGTCAAACGTGACCAACGTAACTGTGAGGATTATCTTAAACGGAGATTTATGTTTTGAGAGCTTTTTTTCATGAATTTATTAAGTTAAATGGTTTTTACTCAGCAAAAGAAAGTTGGTCACCAATTTATGTCATTAGCCCTTTTTAAAACTACAAAAAGTATATCAACCGGATGATATAGTAATTATTAGAAGATGATCTGTACCTCAAATTTTGATGCTTTTCGATGATAGAGTCAAACTCAATTGATCTCTGCTGCAGTTCAAGCAGAAGGCTTCCTTTAGATTGAGTGACAATGTTTTTTATTCTCCTACAATTATAAACTATGATTTTAGTAATTTTATAGGTCTCTAAAGGTTACATTAATGGAAGATTACAATCCTATTAAGAAGCAGGAAGTTACAAAacttgattatagaaaacaaacgaTAAACGCATTCTAAAAAATGACAACAGTTGACACTGTGGTTTCCAAACACCTTCAACATTGAGCCCCAACCCTAATGTCAGTTTGCATTAAAACTAAGAATACAGAAATACAGTTTAATGAATAACAAAAGGACTTACTGAGATAATGAAGGGAAACGTGAAGATAGCTTCAGCAAAGCAATCAAACACATTGCCCTGGTAGTAAGATCGGATGTATGACGCTTGATAGCAACTTCTATAACATCAACTGCATCGTTCTCCGTTACCTGTGTATAACAAGCCATGTAAAACATGTATTTGttaaaaatgtaaatattaaacttacatataGTATATCAATAGCGTATAGGAGGCCATGTACAGTAGCTACAGAAATGGTTATAGTGCAGCACTCACATCATCTCCCCATACCCAAACCCTAGACGTATGAAGGTTTTGTAGTATCTTATAGTTGTAAACATGGAAGGTGAATCAAGTATAAATACATGAACAACAATATTAGTGGTTACCATTTCGGCCTATTTATACACAAATGCTTCAATTTGGGTCACGTTAATCTCTAACAGCTCAACTGGACTACATAAAATAAGTTAACTAAGAGATGGAGTCAAAAGGTTCAAGCGGGTTAAAAGTGATCCGTAATGtattcaaacgtatataaccttatGAATTACTTTATTGTAGAAATTTTGGATTATCATTGTAATCATATTTTCCAAATTAGTTGTACTCACATAAAAATAAAAAGATGTTTGTGGAGAGGCCCAACACATATTGATACGTATTATGATTACCCATGTTGACCTGTTACTCTGTTAGTCTTGTTACCTGCCAGACCTTCCCATTTTGCAACCACTCATTAATTTGTATTTTGAGCCAAAtagaacaaatttaaaataaaaatcgGAGTGGAGTTAACTTAATTAGGGAGAAGCAAACTCACAGTTATAGGTTCCTCTATATCAAGCATTCCAATATTGTTTATCAACAAGTCACCGTATTCTCCTATGCACCATACTGCTACCCTAACAACTGCTTCCTGTTTAAAAggaaaatgttgagaaatattcTCTCTTTACAAGTGAAATCCAAATCTAAAATGAAAATTTAAACATAATCGTTTTTCATatgtataatattttagaatttagatagattaaatttaaatttacatTTAGATTACCGTGCACATATGGGGAAAGATAGTTCGAATACATAGATTGGACTAGACCAGtgttgcagaactcggaattactcggGGAAAACTTGGTCAAACTCGGCCAAAACTCAGGATTACTCGTGAAACCAGTCAGAACTcagccaaaactcgggattactcggataactggtcaaaatcggtcaaagtcaaatttggtcaacatccgagtactctccgtgttgccgagtactccctaaaaagtcccgatcgagtagcgatttttgcaaccctAGACTAGACCAAACAATGAAGATCATTAAGAGGGAATTATGGTACCTGGTCACCTGATGTTTGGATTGCTCTGTAGAGTGACCTGACTGTATATCCATGGAGGTTAGATGCATTGGTTATCACAACAATTAGAGCATGCCATACGTCATCCTTAACATAATTTCCAGCCTATTAAACATTATCGCAAGAGTTAGCATTTCATTAAGCAAATGAAAAATTAGTTCCACCACCATGAACATACATCAAGTACATGATCCAGGTCACGTGGAACAAATTTACTCATGAATGGGTGCTTTCAAGGGGTTTAATCTCAAACaggtaaaactaaaaaaaaaacaattatGATGAAAACCAACTAAATATATGAAATACCTCACAAAGAACTCTGAGCATCTGATCAATGTACCATATTTTTTCTGGGGAAAGACTAAAagaagagatatatatatatatattagtatgcaTACGATCACTTTCAATCAGATAAAGTGATTATAAATGATAATGTTTAATCTCATGTCTCACagataaaaaaaaatattcaaAGCAAAGTCATAACTAATTTACTGAGCTGATTCATCAATGAACTTTCCGTTATATGAGTGCAAAATGAAGATAAACGGTACTTAAATATTCCATTCACAGATCCTTCTATAATCTATAGAAGTGAGGGATGTAATTACCATTGACCAGATGATGTGTTCTGGTCTAACATATATTTAGaattaaaaaaaatgaataaaaTAGGGCACAAAAACTCTTGTAATTATCAGCCCCACCAAATACCAGTTATTATAAATAAAACTGTTAACTTACTTTTCAACAATGGAGCAAATTTTGGCAGTAAGATCTGCTTTGAAGTCCTGGTCACTTACTTCCAGATAATCAATTAACTCCTTGGTCAAAGGTTGTACATTGCTCTCATTGACTAAAAGATACACAAGTTCAAGGGCTCTTTTACGAATTGAAGCATCTGAATCCTGAATAAAAAGGACAGTAGTTTCTTAAATATGTAACGTATATGCGAACTCTTGTAATGCACTTATTATCTGTAAATGATAtgattttctttttttctttttttgttattGTTGTAAATGATAAGATTACCTTCACACATTCTAAAATTGTTGCACGATGTCTCTGCACAGCTTGACCATCAACTGATATTGCTTTCATCAGCATGTTTAACGCAACATATCTGTCATTTAAGGGCCGAAGTTACAGTATTAATCAAAAACTTAACAAACTAAAATTCCGTATACACATATAGCATACCATGAATATAGTAAATATCACAATCTAAAACGTCTAAAGCCAGAGATACGTTGCTCTCATCGTGGTTTTCTCTTCCGTTTATTTTGTATCTTATATCTTACAGTGAAGTTTTAATTAGATCCAATTTTAACCCACTGAATACCCGTACCTTCAATAGCACAAACATACAAAGTATAATTCGGGCATTTTTTATCTAATATAACAAAAAGGAATTTGGGGAAATTCAGGGACACTTCACCTGATATTGTTGTCACGGTTTGACAAGAACCGGCCCAAAATATTAATTGCAAGAACGCGCAAGCCACCACTATCTTCAATGCTCATAATAGTTTCTACACATTCATAAAGAATGGCATTTCCTGCATTCTTATTTGACTCGGTTTTTGTTGCCACCTAGACAGAAAATTCAAGCAAGAGAAGCAGTGTAAGCAGAATTCATTTCATGACAGTAAACAACATAAATCCCTATAGGTTAATGAACTATTCAAAGGAACCACATATGTAAAGATAGCAACAAACCAagccatacataaagataaatgaCTATACACAAAAAGTGTTCATATGTCGGGGCGACTGACCAACCAAATCAGGATCGGACTGAAGTAAACTACCAAAGCAGCATTGATTGTATTCGGTTCAGTTCTTGGTTTAAAATATTCAAAAAAAAACAAAGATCCTTGGTTTAGTACTTCAGTATTCTACGGGAACAGCGCCTAACCAATTTTATGGGAAATTTATTTTCAAGCTTAGAACACCGTTctacttttatataataaaaatgtaaatacatAAGTTTGTATTCAGTTTAGGATTGAACAACTTATAGACTGAAACAGGTCCGGTACCAAATAGGTTTACATAGGTTCAGTTCTTAGTTCCAATATGGCAATATCTATACATTTAAAGTTCCAGTTCTGGTCCTACAGTAACACCTATATATTAGACATCATGGCAACCTATCATGATATCCACATAAAAAGAAGCTAACCTGAGCAAGGACATCATTCATTAAATCACTAGCATCAGCATCTCCATGGCCCAAAATACGTAAAATACGCAGCAATCTTATTTGAAGAAAAGGGTCCGCAATACCAGCAATGTCATATTCAGGAGCATATGGGCTGTTCACGGCATCCTTCAGAACTTTTACCAATCCCTCCGTGCATTtctaaatcaaaaaaaaaataaaaaaaataaaaaaaataaaaataaaataaaatctcaCCTTATAGAACTGAATAAAGTAGGGAGCTTTAAAAGTTACTTAAATCATAGAATATATTCCAAGATCATTCAGAAGTATCATACTTAGGGAAGTTGATCTCGGCACATTTCAAGATGTCATAAGGACAGCTATCTGATAAAGAAAGTTGCCTTAGAAATTGGCCATCAAATTTTGTTTTGGTCCCCACATCTCTAAAATACGtaaaaaatttaatattaatattacttgtgTTTTTAGATGAACTTACTACATATAAGCTTTCTTCTTATTACTTTTGAGGTCGTTCTGTTTCCAAGGATGACTTTCTCAGATACTATATCACATTTGCTAATGTACATTCTCTAGTATAGTTTAACCATATTTAAAATGATAAGGTTATTTGCATTTGGGTAGAATTCAAATGGCTATCAACTTATTTATGCTGTTTCCTTTGAATCAAAACTTGTAAGTTAAACCATTTGCATATGACATTGCCCAAATCAACCAATTTGACCCATATACAAGTCAAATATGCCACCTCTAACAGGTATTACTAAATGCTAGCTACTAACTACTATTTAACTAGATAAGATGCATATAGACCTCTTTTATCAACATAATCTGGTATATAAATAAGAGAAACAAGGTCAATATACCTTCCTGAAATATTCAAGGGCCTCTTCGCTGATTATACACAAGTCCGCACAAAGCTGGATTGCAGTTAAAAGAACACCGTGATGCTTTTCTTTAAGTAACGAAGCAACAGCATTTACAAAATTTTCAGCAAGGTCGGGGACTTTCTTTATAATCCTTATAGAGCATAATGCTGCCTGTACATTGTAAATACATCGGTAAGTATGACACTTAACAGAGTAAAAAATTGACATCAGTAAAAGTATTTTGTGCCAAACATGATTATAGGTGTAGATTAAGTGAATCAATCAAAGTTGACACaggctacattacaacattttgaTTGCATTTCTTCCAAGTATACCTCAAATCTAGATCAGTGCAAATTGCTAGAACAAGGTACATAGACTGGAATTTGGAAAGAAAAAAGGGCGTAAGATAACCAGAAAAGAAAGCCTGGTTGATGACTCACACAAAGAAGACAGAACTGTGTTACTAACCACAGTCACAAGAACCATAATCAAAGTTAGCCACAATCAGAAGGGCTCCCAAATGTAGGGTATACTCCTTATAATGATCAAACGCGACAAATGAAAtgctaattttttttatttttttattttttttttttgaaaagcaagataattttattgataaggaaATGATACAACGAGGATTACAACATGAATAACACTAATTTGAGCGAAACTCGAGGACCTATACTAGATATATCGGAGCAGTATTATCAAACTTAACATCAATCACCATTACCCTCATCATCTACTAATACATAAAAAGGATTGTTTGTTTCAATTCTATCTTTGGAATATGTCTTATTATTACCTTCACCATCAATGCCCTTCCCTTTATCTGTTTTCCTTAAAACATTCTGATTTCGATTTTTCTGGGACTCCACATTCCAAATTGTTTCCTCCACAGCAATATTGTCTTTAATACCATGATTATTCTTAACTGCATTTTGCTTGATACCTTTTGCTTCTGTTGACTGccattgacttttattattatcaaaattcaacTTATGAGATACCCTTCCTTTCTGACTAACAACTTTCGAGCCGTCCTCAACACACTGGTTATTTAAATCAACTGTTTCACCATCATTGTTGTTTTTCAAAGCGTCTTTTAACACTTGTGCTGAAACTTCATCTTCTGTTT
This genomic interval carries:
- the LOC139897661 gene encoding AP-1 complex subunit gamma-2-like isoform X2; translation: MNPFSSGTRLRDMIRAIRACKTAAEERAVVRKECASIRAAVSDNDNDYRHRNLAKLMFIHMLGYPTHFGQMECLKLIAAPGFPEKRIGYLGLMLLLDERQEVLMLVTNSLKQDLNHTNQYIVGLALCALGNISSAEMARDLAPEVERLLQFRDPNVRKKAALCSIRIIKKVPDLAENFVNAVASLLKEKHHGVLLTAIQLCADLCIISEEALEYFRKKCTEGLVKVLKDAVNSPYAPEYDIAGIADPFLQIRLLRILRILGHGDADASDLMNDVLAQVATKTESNKNAGNAILYECVETIMSIEDSGGLRVLAINILGRFLSNRDNNIRYVALNMLMKAISVDGQAVQRHRATILECVKDSDASIRKRALELVYLLVNESNVQPLTKELIDYLEVSDQDFKADLTAKICSIVENLSPEKIWYIDQMLRVLCEAGNYVKDDVWHALIVVITNASNLHGYTVRSLYRAIQTSGDQEAVVRVAVWCIGEYGDLLINNIGMLDIEEPITVTENDAVDVIEVAIKRHTSDLTTRAMCLIALLKLSSRFPSLSQRIKNIVTQSKGSLLLELQQRSIEFDSIIEKHQNLRSALVERMPVLDEATYSGRRAGSLPQAVSTSQGNALQLPNGGPKTVDAPLLDLLDLGADEPAQPNSSANSFLQDLLGGDILSTSTQSGTTQPQKSGTDVLLDLLSTGSSSAQNGSSTVDIFSVSQDNKTSVSALDMLSSAIVPTTQPLPTPGGSGSPIVDLLDGVGPTPPVPNNGPAYPPVVVFESKALSLIFNFSKEPESPQTTHIEASFSNKSSEVYTDFIFQAAVPKFLQLNLEPASSNNLPANGNGSITQKLRVTNNQHGKKSLVMRIRISYKLNNKDMLEEGQISNFPRGL
- the LOC139897661 gene encoding AP-1 complex subunit gamma-2-like isoform X1, whose amino-acid sequence is MNPFSSGTRLRDMIRAIRACKTAAEERAVVRKECASIRAAVSDNDNDYRHRNLAKLMFIHMLGYPTHFGQMECLKLIAAPGFPEKRIGYLGLMLLLDERQEVLMLVTNSLKQDLNHTNQYIVGLALCALGNISSAEMARDLAPEVERLLQFRDPNVRKKAALCSIRIIKKVPDLAENFVNAVASLLKEKHHGVLLTAIQLCADLCIISEEALEYFRKKCTEGLVKVLKDAVNSPYAPEYDIAGIADPFLQIRLLRILRILGHGDADASDLMNDVLAQVATKTESNKNAGNAILYECVETIMSIEDSGGLRVLAINILGRFLSNRDNNIRYVALNMLMKAISVDGQAVQRHRATILECVKDSDASIRKRALELVYLLVNESNVQPLTKELIDYLEVSDQDFKADLTAKICSIVENLSPEKIWYIDQMLRVLCEAGNYVKDDVWHALIVVITNASNLHGYTVRSLYRAIQTSGDQEAVVRVAVWCIGEYGDLLINNIGMLDIEEPITVTENDAVDVIEVAIKRHTSDLTTRAMCLIALLKLSSRFPSLSQRIKNIVTQSKGSLLLELQQRSIEFDSIIEKHQNLRSALVERMPVLDEATYSGRRAGSLPQAVSTSQGNALQLPNGGPKTVDAPLLDLLDLGADEPAQPNSSANSFLQDLLGGDILSTSTQSGTTQPQKSGTDVLLDLLSTGSSSAQNGSSTVDIFSVSQDNKTSVSALDMLSSAIVPTTQPLPTPGGSGSPIVDLLDGVGPTPPVPKDNGPAYPPVVVFESKALSLIFNFSKEPESPQTTHIEASFSNKSSEVYTDFIFQAAVPKFLQLNLEPASSNNLPANGNGSITQKLRVTNNQHGKKSLVMRIRISYKLNNKDMLEEGQISNFPRGL
- the LOC139897660 gene encoding RING-H2 finger protein ATL46-like yields the protein MRLLLSFSPPPVTPPITDSKTNSTLLFARNIIIVIAFMFFICGLLHLLVRYLMKRKRLSSSSSNFQFQSSRFQESGVDGDDDDAYDRQLRHLFNQHDSGLDQAFIDALPVFSYKELMGLKEPFDCAVCLCEFTQQDNLRLLPLCSHAFHMHCIDTWLLSNSSCPLCRGTLFSPGFSVENPVFEFNEDQDYDDQGYSGHFKQSNEGSIGNEKRVYPVRLGKFRATNVLKKEEKEVGETSSSNFDARRCYSMGSYEYVVGNTELKVAFVPNKGSISRGSFGNKDFTKLDKDKGYNSSIDGGCDGKKISNRSKGESFSVSKIWLWSKKDHHQKGQTSAGTHMVNSSVNVSLPMRNANNSDS